In the genome of Vicia villosa cultivar HV-30 ecotype Madison, WI linkage group LG7, Vvil1.0, whole genome shotgun sequence, one region contains:
- the LOC131619801 gene encoding uncharacterized protein LOC131619801: MDSTNPNDEATSSTPPTQIKNTFKLNPNAQEWTRVKQEDRCLFLTFSNSNTSTTRGDIHAYFNNIFGDCVQSISRFGGQDSPLCAKVLFKFSIIPMMVLNNSNEVYIQINGQSVLCKKYDPKKKQHHQRSIQNME; this comes from the exons ATGGATTCTACAAACCCAAATGATGAAGCCACTAGTTCAACTCCTCCAACACAAATCAAAAACACATTCAAGCTAAATCCAAATGCACAAGAGTGGACTCGAGTAAAGCAAGAGGATAGGTGCCTCTTCCTAACATTTTCAAATAGTAACACATCAACCACAAGAGGAGATATACATGCCTACTTTAACAA TATATTTGGTGATTGTGTGCAATCAATTTCGAGGTTTGGAGGTCAAGATTCACCACTTTGTGCTAAAGTGCTTTTCAAGTTTTCAATTATACCAATGATGGTTTTGAACAATTCCAATGAAGTTTATATACAAATTAATGGCCAATCAGTATTGTGCAAAAAGTATGATCCAAAGAAGAAACAACACCATCAAAGGTCGATCCAGAATATGGAATAa